A genomic window from Candidatus Bathyarchaeota archaeon includes:
- a CDS encoding elongation factor Tu, which translates to MGNLTVAVLGKQGYSSNFGKKGTSTDITLYNLKKGENTVTFIEPTRYPDRLAPLFYSCSMATKAIVIVEELTATLGEQLVMLQCCGIKNGYFVLKNYIAPEKMQPLVKGTILENYKFVEDEPSLIREELEHEATLIQTSDKEQNFGTVPVDHAFNVKGIGAVILGLVANGAINIHDTLNVLPGTKTTQIRSIQKHDDNFNSANETDRVGLALKNIKIDDVDRGTVLTNDPKIKTTKTITAQASLVKYWNTPVKTGMVLHIGHWMQVLNCTIESVNSQPNSRNPTLTLSLDKEIVYCPNDNAVLMYLEGGKLRVMGTIQLP; encoded by the coding sequence ATGGGAAACTTGACAGTTGCAGTTCTAGGAAAACAAGGATACAGTAGTAACTTTGGCAAAAAAGGGACCTCAACTGACATTACACTTTATAACCTAAAAAAAGGCGAAAACACGGTAACATTTATTGAACCTACACGTTACCCTGACCGATTGGCACCTTTGTTTTATTCTTGTTCAATGGCTACAAAAGCAATCGTTATTGTCGAAGAATTAACTGCTACCCTTGGAGAACAACTTGTAATGCTCCAATGCTGCGGAATAAAAAACGGTTACTTTGTTTTAAAAAATTACATAGCCCCTGAAAAAATGCAACCTTTAGTAAAAGGTACAATCCTTGAAAACTACAAGTTTGTAGAAGATGAACCAAGCCTAATCCGCGAAGAACTAGAACACGAAGCAACACTAATCCAAACATCCGACAAAGAACAAAACTTCGGAACAGTACCTGTAGACCATGCTTTCAATGTAAAAGGCATAGGCGCAGTAATTCTGGGGCTAGTTGCAAACGGAGCAATCAACATACATGACACCTTAAATGTGCTTCCGGGAACTAAAACCACACAGATTAGGTCCATTCAAAAACATGACGACAACTTTAATTCCGCTAACGAAACGGACCGTGTTGGATTAGCCCTTAAAAACATCAAAATTGACGACGTCGACAGAGGCACCGTGCTAACAAATGACCCCAAAATCAAAACAACAAAAACAATAACCGCCCAAGCATCTTTAGTCAAATACTGGAATACTCCAGTAAAAACCGGAATGGTGCTGCACATTGGACACTGGATGCAAGTTTTAAACTGCACCATTGAATCTGTTAACAGTCAACCAAACTCGCGCAATCCAACTTTAACCTTGAGTTTGGACAAAGAAATTGTTTATTGTCCAAATGACAACGCAGTTTTGATGTATCTGGAAGGCGGAAAATTGAGAGTCATGGGAACAATACAATTGCCCTGA